The window TAAAGTCCACAGGAGGGTGAAATGCATTTTCAGGGTCCAGCACAGACAACTTCACATGTCCATCAAGGGGAAAAAGCATCATTGGTCACTTGTGATTAAACCAACAGGAAGGTTTTGAAGAAGGCAGTCAAGGATGTCAACCCACAGCTGTGTTACAAGCACCACGCAGCCACAGCTAATCTCTATTTCTGGTAACACCAATGGTATGAGAGATTTTCAAGATCATCTGATATAACAACCAGTGACTAAGCATATCAGATCCTCTCCCACAGGCACATCTCCTAATATGGCAGGCTGTAGGGCCACACTTCCTGTCATCACATTGCATTTTCACTTCCAAAACATGCTTTCTTCTCCAGTAGGAAGGGCCTCACTACAAGCATATGTGCAAAGAGAGGACTCCATTCCCAGCAATCCAACCACACTATTTCCTGACAGGCACAGGCTGGCTTTGCAaggagagccctgcagctgtAGTAGAGCCCACTAACAATGTAATActaggaaatattttgaaagagcCTTTTAATACTAGGCAGGCAATACAAAGCAGCCACCACTACACAGTTTGAACAGGCAATATAAGCACTGTAGTGTTTCCTTGGACACTGGCATCTTtactgaagaggaagaagaagtgCTGAAGAGATATGAGCGGTCCTTGGTCCTCTGATCATCTGGAGAGCCAGATTTGCTTCTCTGACTATAAGgcccctgccagcagagcactgcacaTCTGGTTTTGCCAGGAGGCTTATGCTAAGCTACACAGAGCCATACTTCTTCCACCTATTCATACATGTGTTCAGACCAGCCCCAAGGCCTGCAGACACACCAGCAACAGTTAGTCAGCCTGGCCTTTGTCCTTGGGTCAATAGTAGGGCCCAAGCTTCTCGTAGCCTGAATAACTGGGCCACTCAGGAAAGAGGCCATAGGAGCACCGAGGGCTCCCAAACCGGTCAAATGCACTGCCAAAGTCAGGAGCCTGTGGGGGACGGACAGCTTCCTGGGCAGACTTCAGTTCTGACCGTATGACCCTGTAATTTGTGCCCCTGTTGTTGTCCCAGTACACCTTCCCATCGCACTCAAAGGAAATGGCAAACTCAACTCTTTCGTGCGATTGAATTCCCTCAGGCAAGCTGATGTCAAAGGAAAACGTGTCCTGATCCGACCCCCCGTACGTATCCTTGACATACTGGCACGGGTGATCTACAAAGCTTTTCCACGTGTCAAACGTCATCCGGATCTTCACCGTCTTTTCAAAAGCGAGGTTCTTCACCTTCACTGTTCCCACAATAGATTTCTCCTTTAGCATGCAGTTTTCCAGACAGACACAGTCTGTCTGGAGGCGGTTTCGGAAGTCCAGGTAGTCTACGGAGGGCTGGACAAAATCCAGGACAAAGCTGTCCTTCTCCACGGTTGTCAGGCCCACGATGTTGTCTATCAGCTCTGTGATGTTGAAAGGAATATCTAGCGGATCTTCAAACTCTGAGAACACCTTCACCATGGTCAGAGCGAAGCCTCTGCTATCTGCAAAGGACACCCTCTTCTTCGTCTTGCTGTGTGTGAAGGAGTTTGCTGCCTCTTCTGGGCCCTTCAGCGCAGCCTTGCTGCTCAGCTGGATGCAGGGCCGCAGCGGCTTGCTGGGCTTTGGAGCAATTTTGCAGGCACACTTGTCTCTTCGCAAGGGTGAGGAGCACAGGTACAGCTGCATCGCCACGTCCACAGCCATTGCTTGCTTGTGAGGGAAATAGTCTAACACTCTGGAAGATGACAAGAAGGGTCAGTTGATGCCAGAAAAGCACTTTAATACAAATTTTGTCAGACAGCTGATATATCATTTCCCCACAAGCCATCCCAAATAAGCTTGCTGCTTAATTAAAGGCAAGTACCTGCATGGTGTGATTTACAGACACTGTGAGAAAAACACTACAGAAGTGGCAGGATCAGAGCCTGTTGTGCCCTTGAACAGCTCCTCCAACTGCTACAGGGACAGAGTCACCCTTTGAAGGCACACACAGGCACTGTCCTACTAGGCTAGCAATAGCAGGCTCCAGAGCATTTGCAACCCAAAGCAAAGCCCGTGGCTCAATCCTGCCAATGCTAACAAAATCCCCAGATTATCAAATTTCAATGCTACATAAAGCAGTACTCCTGCTGTGCTTTCCTCCCTCCAGAACAGATTCTCCCCAGGGTTTCTCAAGCTTTTGTAGGAGTAGCAACTCAGTTTGTTACAAACTGCAGTACACAACTAATTTATTTCACCTCTCATAAAACCCCAGATGTCAGCCAAAAAGCACTCATTCAGTTGAGCTACATGCTTTGCTCATCACTGTCCCCCAGAACTGCTCCATCCAAAGTGCCTCCAAGTAGTATTGCAAAGATAGCAACAGTCTGAcactgcagcagggcacaggctTAGCCAACACTGCTCTGGAGCTTTCTTCCCTCTActccattttaaaataacatcagCTCAGAGGGCACGTCAGCCAGTTTTACCTCCAGCACAGTCTGCACCTCAAGCCTCCACAGGGCTTGTGCTAAGCCCCTGGAACACCTCCATACAGCCACAGGGCTCTGCCAAACACAACTCACCTACTAGGTTCACCGAAGCAATTCCTTCTCCCAGAAGGCACAGGCCATGTGCCCCTCCACTAGAGCCTCCCCTCCAGCACTCAGCCCCTTCCTCCAGGGAGGCAGCACCATCTCTCTCTCCATGCATCCACAGAAGGGCACTTTGCCAGATGCACCCTGGAGAtgcctctgcagccaggcagctcctggaacaCTGCACCCCTCGCTCCTGCCCTCACACGGATGGTCCAATGGATGCTTCTGGCAGATTCTTTGGCCTGGCTTTGGATAAACTGCTGGATGGATTTATCACACACATCCCCTTAAGTCAACTGTATTGCAGCTGCCTTTAAACACAGTGTATTCCCTTAATAAAATTCCTGCTTGGCAGGAGGCCAGTTTTGAAAGCGGCTCCCACCACACAGAGAGGGATGAGGCAGCAACAGTAGCAGTGACCACTGGCCTTGTGATGCAGCAGAGTTCTGGCTGCCAAATCCacacacagccagctctggtACTTGATTGCTGCTCCCGTGCCAAGAAAAAGCAAGAGCCATACTCTCCAATTCAGGGCTTTAACTCCCCACCCTGCAACAccaacacagcagctctgagcaggctttCACAGCATCCACTCAGCAAAGGTATCTGTTTATTCAGAGCACATGTGCCAAGGCTTGCATCCCAACACACCCACCAGccagctccttctgcagtgCCTCCTTTCAGCTCAAGGGCAGCTACACAAAGCAGACACCTCAGATCCACCTGTCTGCTAACACTACTCTGCTCACCTCTACCTGGTTTTGCCAAGTTTTTGTTCATACACATTTTATATAGGTCATTTCCTCCTTTAAATTAATGCTGCTCCCAATGCTTCTTACTTGGGTCAGTTTCATCTGCATTGCAtcttttcccagggaaattTATTCAGCTGAATTCCTGTAATTTCTGAGAAGCCAGGTTTCTTAGGAAGTCTTGGTTATTCACAGTTTTAGAATGAAGAGGCACAGAATGCCCAGCTGCATAATCTAGAGCTTTTTTCCAAGCTAAAAACTATAGCAAGAGCTTTTCAGAACCAACTATGAGCATGAGCCCTCTGCTTTTATGAAGCACATTTGTAGGGAGTAGGAAAGAACTGCCAGTACATTTGATATCCCAAACAACTTTTTCTGTACTGGAGACTCTACTGATGCCCAGCTCTCAGCCAGAGGCAGGTTTCCCCTCTGGGGCTGAGAAGGGCTGTCTTGAACTCCAGATGCTTTGGAGGTGGGAGCAGAATTATAGTTTTGAAAGCTCATTCAGGAAATAAAGCTTCAGGAGCAAAAAGTGCAGGCAGGGAGCCCTATGCAGGCACAGGAGCCAATTCCTTTCCATCACCCTTCGAAAGGAAAGCAAACTTGACTCTGCCCTCGGACTTCTTCCTGTAGCTTTACCCTCTCCAGAAAGAGACATCTGTCACCACTCATTCCTTCCTCCTGCCATTCTATGATGGAGAATTAAGCCAGACCCAAAGATTACTTACACCTCCCTTACCGAACCCCTTCGGATGCCTCCGCTCTGCCTCCCTCGctacctggggacaggtgaccccTCGCACACTTGCAGCAGCACTCGCAGAGCCAAAGTTCGCAGCCGTGACAGGGCCGAAGCAGCGCTCCGCCGCTCCGCATCCCGTCCTCCTCCCCGATCCAGGGGGGCCGTGCCGCCCCCCGGGCACAGCCCGCTTCCCACAGGCGTCTGCCCGGCGGCGCTCACCCGCTACAGCCCGCCCCCTCCGCACCAGCAGCCAAGCCGCGCCGCCCAGACCCGGGAGaggcggcagcagcagccgaGCCCCGCggaggggcagccccggggctaCCGCTGCCGCCTCAGCCGGGGGGCCGCGGGAGCCAAGCCGCAGGATCCCGCTTTCCCCCAGGAACAGCACCGCCGCGGCGGGAAGCGCCAGAGCCGCTCCGGCACACACGAGGAGGCTGCGAAGCCGAGCAGGCGGGGAAGGCAGaggggaggaggatgatgaggaggggcagagcagcgCCGGGGGTCGCGGGGCGGCGTGCCCATACCTGGTGCAGTGCATGGGGCCGGTCCGGCAGCACCGCGTCGCGCTGCGCGGGGCCCCGCGACGGCCTCTTAAGGGCGCCCGGTCCCGCCCCGCTGAGCGGCAGCCAATCAGCGCTCTCCGATAGCGGGCGGGGCCGGCACGGTGGGCGAggccgcggcgggcggcgggcccTGAGGGGCCGCGCAGGGAAGGACGGCGGCCCGCCCGTCGGGAGAGctcccggggcagccccggggctgccgtGAGGGGGGAGCTCGCCGAGCAGCCTCGCCGCTCCCCCCGCGGCGCGGCAAGCTCCTTGTGGTAAAGTGACAAGCTTTGTGTCCGGCGTCGGCTGCCCCCAGTTCCTCACTATCCGTCGGTTCCTGCGCCATGTTGGTGTTCCTGCGTgtccagaatcacagaatctggctggaaaagacctctgagatcattgagtccagcctaCGACCGAGCACCACAATGTcaactaaaccacagcactaAATGCCAAGTCCAGTCGTTCCTTAAACACCTCGGGAAGGGTGGCTCCACCAAGCCcatgggcagcccattccaatgtctaaCTACCCTTTTTCTGTGGAGAAATTCCTTCTAatgtccaacccaaacctctcCTGCTACAGCTTAAGACGATGTGCTCTTGTCCTGTCACgggttacctgggagaagacgCTCCTTTCAGGTACTTGTAGACAGCGATTAAGATCTctcctgagccttcttttctccagactaaacatccccagctccctcaggtgCTCCTCAAAGAATTTGTGTTCCAGACCCATCACCTgtcttgttgcccttctctggaccaactccagcacctcagtgtccttcCTGACTGAGGGGCCAAAACTGAGAAGGGCAGAGTAGGCTTTCCAGGTGCCACAAGTAAGCAGCTAAACCCACGGGAATGTGCTCTTGAGACAGGAAAGCCTTTTTGGGGCACCAGTCTTCCTGTCTTAGCTGGCCCAGAGTGTTTGGGTGCTCAGGGCCAGGTGGGGAGGAGGGTGACTCTCACACTCCTATCTGGTGGCCACAgcaccagagctgtgctggccctgggtaGAAATCTCCAGAGGATACTCAAAAATCTGCTTTCCAGACAATATTTATTGTgtgcagtgggaaaaaaaaaaaaaaaaaaaaaagcctttttttttttgtagaggTGGCTTCCGtccatgaagaaaaaatacCAACAGGGCATGGCTGGCAAAGAGATTGGCTCCACTGGAATCCTTATCCAGCCCATGTGCAGGGCTGGAAAGGTGTTTTCAACATCCTGAAAACATCTGCCAGGTAAGTCGATGCTCTGTCATAGACTGGTTTGCAGGGCCAGCTAGGCCAAGGGGTCTTCCCAATTGTCCTCCCGCCTCCTGTTCCTATTTCTGCTCTTTTGGGCTGCTCCCAAGTCCAtgtcagcacagagcccagggtcCTCAATGGTTTGGAAAGCGTGCATGGAGCTGGCCTCCCTGTCAGGGGCGTGGCTCTGTGGACAAATGCCGCCCCcatgggaaagcagcagaggctgtAAAGCCTGCTGGAAGGTAGGGATGGTGCATTTGCCTTCTTCCCATGGTAGCAGTGAGGATACTTTTTGTGCCACATTGAGCCTCtaactgcagagctgcaagtAATGGTCTCTCACCTTCCTTACAAAGCAGAAAGCAGGACTGAAGTGCCaacatttgttttccattaACTTGTGGAAACACAGACAACTATTGTTAAAGCTGGAGACTTCCTGCTGTAAGCTGCCATTTAAAAAACTTCTTACTCTGCAAGGCAAAAGGGTtttgttgggggaaaaaaatggttttttttaaaaataaattctgttttgaTAAAACCAATGGTAGCATTTAAAGCAGGGGAGAGAGACCTGAAAGATGTACCCATTGCAGGAATTTTGCAGATTTACAGTAATGTTTCATGTGCTGAGGGTATAGTGGGATTTCAGCATGTGTTACTTAATGACAGGGTTTACAGCAGAGATGAAGGGACCCACGTTCAGATTTCCCCAGGAGACAGACATGGGATAAGGTGAACATGGCCCACGGACCCCCTCCAGTGCTGCCTCCccttctccaggcagagccACTACGCCCTGGCTCGGCGTCACTGGTGTAGAGAGGTTTGGGTGGAAATGCTGGACTTAATGGGATGAGCCCCAAAACTGGTGGAAGCCCTGACCTGGCTCACACTTGTCACTCTGGTCCAGCACAGGTTTCTCCTGCACAttgctggcagctgggcacCATGCAGGTGATGAGGGAGATGAATcgctctgggctgtgcaggctTTGCCCAGCCAGCCCACAGTGCCAGGCACGGAATGCACTTGAGGTGGCTCAGGGTGCATTTTTGCCCCTGTTTGCCATGAGCTGGGCAGGGTGTTGCACAACTGTGGCTTGTGTTTGCCCCTGAAGCAAAGGTAGGTGGACGTCTGGGCAGGGCATTGTGGCAGACTGTGGACACAGGATCTTATCTCTGGGAAGCCAAGATAGTGGCTATATTTAGCTCAGTGCTATGGCCTTGGGTAGTAATCTTTGTGATTTCCCCACAGCTGTCCCCGTGCCCCTCCTGCTTTGCAGAGGGATGAGACGAGTTTGTTCCCTGGCATGAGGAATACGCTGCACGTTGCTTCTCTTTGGGGAAGTGTTGTAAGAACCAGTCCCATCCGTGACAGACAGCTCTGGAAGGAGGGTCCCATTCTCCCATCATATCTCACTTGGCTTTTGTTCTTCATTCAGTGGATATTTACCCCAGCACATCCTGGTACAGGACATGGTGGCTCCTGCACCTCTTGGGTGCAGTCCTGCTTGTTTGCTGCCTGAGGGGAGGCTGAGCTTCTCCAACCCTCCAGAGGGGCCTTCCCTCCCTTGCCATGCTCCCTTAAGAGCTTAAATAGGTCCTCAGGGACCCTTCCTGGTCCTGCCAACTCCTCAGTGCCCTGCTGGAGACATGAGTGGATGGAGCATCTTCTCCTCCATGTTGGGAATCTGCAAACAGCTGCAACAGCTCAActtcccagcagccagccagtgggcagccccagcaggaaaggGGCTTTGCCACTCATTGCCAAGAGTGTTGTGAAATGTGTCCACACCACATCAGGCTGCAGGGCCAAGGCTCAAGGGCAAGGGCTGTAAACCAGTGAAGTGGCTGATGTAAtagggagctgtgcaggggctgctgccatgGGGCACCCCATTCCATATCTCATGCCGTCTCCCAAATCAGCAGTCCCCTCCCACCCTTTTAGGCTTCATGAGACTCAACAGCTGATGGGGAGAGATGTAGTGAGCGTCCTTGTTGACCAAAACCAGAGCAGGGCTTGGCTGCAGAGGCCAGCTGGCCAGCAGCCACTGATCAATAGCTGCCCTTGCTGGCCAGCCAGCGCCGACACCCCTTGGCCAGCTACGGCTAACATGATAGAAAGCTGTAGGAAACATGGATTCCCTCACCATCAACTTGGTATCTGCAGTCAACTTGGTAACTCTCACCATCATCTCTAAGTGTGTGCTGAAGCCTGATGTGTTGCTTGGGAGCTCCTTGTGCCCCCAGGCCCAGTCCAGCTTCTCTCTAGTGTCATAGAAAACACAGCTTCACCAAAGGACAGACCTGAGAAGTCCTTTTGAGTGATggaattcctcttttttttttttcccccataggTCTCAAACTCCTGTGTCGGTCCCAGGCAATTAAGCAAAAAGCATTCAATGTGCCCCAGTGTCAAAGAAAGTTCCAGTCTTGGCTAAGGCTCTTGACTGTGCTTTGgggagctgtgctccagggcagaggCCCCACTGCTTCTCCTGTCCAGAAATGAGGAGTTGCTACAATATACTGGCTGCAGGCCTGAGGTGGGGTATTTATCTTGGCATGGCTCCCTTTGGATCTCGTGTGCACCAGGGCAGAGGCCCCACTGCTTCTCCTGTCCAGAAAAGAGGAGTTGCTTCAATATTCTGGCTGCAGGCCTGAGGTGGGGTATTTATCTTGGCATGGCTCCCTTTGGATCTCGTGTGCACCCATGGTCAAACACGCCGACAAATGTGTACTCTGCCCACTGAAGACCATGGCACCTGCCCTTCCAGGCCAACATGCACAGCAAAGATGGTTTGGGGCCAAATACAAAGCCCAGCCTGGTACCAGTGTGTGTGGTAGAGAAAGACTGGGTATTACAAAACTGTGGTTCTTAATATCAAAAATGCGCAACAACAGAGACTTCTAAAATCGTTgcaaagaaagggaaattaTGGGGGAATGAATGAAGGCAAATTAGCCACGACAAATGCTGCtacttagagaaaaaaaggggaatggGCTTTCAGCAAAGGATGAGCTCAAAGGACAGCACAAGGAGACAGATGACAGTACAGAAACCAAATGACAGGCAGACAGGAACAACAAAGAGAGGAGTCCTTGGTCTGACATAAAATGTGCTTGTTGAAAATGTTGTATCAGTGCTAAGGTGGGGATGGGTACCaagttaaaaaaatcttttctccaGAGACTGGGACCTAAGAGGGGGTGAGTCCCCACAGGAAGAGAAAGGTACCGCCTGCTTTTTCAACATATATAATGTTATTTTCAGAAAGCTGCTCAAGGACCTTGCCTCCCTGCAGCCTACAGAATTCATTCTTGTCAGCATGGTCCTGGAAAAATCATAGCAATAGAAAGGAGGTTGGTTGTCTGTCCCAAGATTGCATAAAGCAGTGCAGCAACatccttacttttttttttctttctcccttcctctATGAGCATGAACTGTTGAAATGTCTGGTTTGACCTCCCGGAAACTTTTCTTTGTTATGCTTCAGCTGTTGCAGAGAAACGTGGTGGTTTTCCATcgcttttgctgtttgtttgaaCCCAGGAGTAACTGGTTGTGCAGATACcatgtgtaaaaaaaaaataaaaataaaaaaagctgtaaacaagaaggaaaaaaggagcatAAAGACACAGCATGGACTAAACCTCAAGTCCTCCAAATTCCCcatgtgctcctgcaggagagagacagcaagggctgggctggagtggCAAGAGTATGTAAAGGAATTTGGGCTGTTTCAGTGCAATCACTGGTGTGATTGCAAATCCAGAGAGATGCTCAGCTCCTCTCAGGCAGGCTGAATCAGCCCAGCTGCATTGACAGCTTGCCTTTTTTATACCATGCAGGTATCCAACTGTCTGAACTTGAACCTGCCCTAGATGCATAACTTATGGTGAAGCAATATATATTTTAACTTTGGTGCGCTACAAAGTTTGCAAACGTTATTTGGTGGAGCAGTTGTCTTGGGAACTTGTATGTATCCAGACCTGGGGACTCAGAGGGCTTATCTTTGTGCAAGAGGCTGAGCTTTGCCTGAAACCACTTGTATGCCCATGAAGgctggggagaaaaagccaGACTGACGAGTGCATGTAGTTCTTGATGATAAATATGATCCTAAGCTCCTTTCAGGGGTTCATACCCTTCAGCTGAGCCTCTCTGAGTATCCAGGCTCTCTGCTGGTCCATCCCTCCATGAAGCATTTTGTCTCATCTGAAGATTAGTGCCAATGAAAGATGGGATCTGTTGCTTTCTGGACCTGCCTGTCTTTGTGCATTCACTATAGAGAGAATCTGAAAATCAGCAGGAACAAGGTGCCTGACTTTTAAACAGTATCCTGAGCAAGTGCCAAAGGCAATGTCTGTGACAAAGGCAAAAGCTTATGGTACTGGGGAAGGTCAGCTGAAGCTATTCCAGTCATCACCTTTTGCAtttcttgaaaatgtttttcaagtgTAACCTGGGctttttatttggaaattttaatttaatcccACGTGGGCAGGAGTTATTCAAGGGTTTTTACCCAATTAACTAGAATCTTGAAGTTTCCTTCTTGCAGAAACTAACTGCTAGCAAAAATTGCCCCTCTCTGGGGATCATGTACTTCTGAAGTTGCACAATAAAGGCTACTAAGTAGGTCACTTGAGATCCCAGTTTTGGAGCATACAAATGCCTCCAATGTCTGCAGGTACCTTGGCATTGCCTCGTCTCCTGAGAACTTAGGATCCTGCAGAGAcagctctctccctgcctgATCTTACAAGATCCAGCTAATCTCATCTCCTCCTCACAGGATTATGCACAGTGACTTTACACCACAGCAAGGACTTCTAAACTTGGATTGGATGAAGCAGAATTTAGGAATGGTGCCTGCAGACAAGAGGCACACCCAGGGCAGGAATAACTCTAACGGGCTCTGGAAAGCAGGCTAGTTATTCATAGGAAGGCTGCCTCTGGCTGGGTAGGAGGGAGGCAGGCCATTGAATGGTACAGTGAGCAGTGTCCCAGTGCTGATGGCTGGGAATAGCTCATGTCCCAAGCCCATGGAGCCTGTGAGCATTTTTATCTGTCTCTTtcagctctcctcctcctctagTCTTTGCTCATCTCATATTACTGATCTACTCAGCTTCCCTTCATCAGCAGCTACTGGGACCCTGCTGTGGCTGAAAACCAGAGTAAAGAAAGTGCAACCTCCTCCCAACAGTAAGATAGTGAGCTGTCCCTCAA is drawn from Haemorhous mexicanus isolate bHaeMex1 chromosome 4, bHaeMex1.pri, whole genome shotgun sequence and contains these coding sequences:
- the PPP1R3B gene encoding protein phosphatase 1 regulatory subunit 3B isoform X2, whose translation is MHCTRVLDYFPHKQAMAVDVAMQLYLCSSPLRRDKCACKIAPKPSKPLRPCIQLSSKAALKGPEEAANSFTHSKTKKRVSFADSRGFALTMVKVFSEFEDPLDIPFNITELIDNIVGLTTVEKDSFVLDFVQPSVDYLDFRNRLQTDCVCLENCMLKEKSIVGTVKVKNLAFEKTVKIRMTFDTWKSFVDHPCQYVKDTYGGSDQDTFSFDISLPEGIQSHERVEFAISFECDGKVYWDNNRGTNYRVIRSELKSAQEAVRPPQAPDFGSAFDRFGSPRCSYGLFPEWPSYSGYEKLGPYY
- the PPP1R3B gene encoding protein phosphatase 1 regulatory subunit 3B isoform X1, with the translated sequence MRSGGALLRPCHGCELWLCECCCKCARGHLSPGSEGGRAEASEGVRVLDYFPHKQAMAVDVAMQLYLCSSPLRRDKCACKIAPKPSKPLRPCIQLSSKAALKGPEEAANSFTHSKTKKRVSFADSRGFALTMVKVFSEFEDPLDIPFNITELIDNIVGLTTVEKDSFVLDFVQPSVDYLDFRNRLQTDCVCLENCMLKEKSIVGTVKVKNLAFEKTVKIRMTFDTWKSFVDHPCQYVKDTYGGSDQDTFSFDISLPEGIQSHERVEFAISFECDGKVYWDNNRGTNYRVIRSELKSAQEAVRPPQAPDFGSAFDRFGSPRCSYGLFPEWPSYSGYEKLGPYY
- the PPP1R3B gene encoding protein phosphatase 1 regulatory subunit 3B isoform X3: MAVDVAMQLYLCSSPLRRDKCACKIAPKPSKPLRPCIQLSSKAALKGPEEAANSFTHSKTKKRVSFADSRGFALTMVKVFSEFEDPLDIPFNITELIDNIVGLTTVEKDSFVLDFVQPSVDYLDFRNRLQTDCVCLENCMLKEKSIVGTVKVKNLAFEKTVKIRMTFDTWKSFVDHPCQYVKDTYGGSDQDTFSFDISLPEGIQSHERVEFAISFECDGKVYWDNNRGTNYRVIRSELKSAQEAVRPPQAPDFGSAFDRFGSPRCSYGLFPEWPSYSGYEKLGPYY